The following proteins are co-located in the Streptomyces sp. NBC_00435 genome:
- the mrdA gene encoding penicillin-binding protein 2, translating into MSNIPETGRTPRVQNRLIMIQIVVFSLLLTLGGRLWYLQIRNGQEYTDEAKNNNTQQVVQPAVRGSILDSRGVPLADNETRMVVSASRTELSKMKDRGHGVLTHLAGVLGLKPEDVVNGVRLCDAKTPKPCWNGSPYQPIPITDEATTDQVLEIREHAEQFPGITAEPTALRRYAGPDGANTSQVLGYLSPVTDAEITKAKDSDSPYLRSDQVGRSGLERTYDKELRGKAGITRYEVDNLGRVIGEGVSDKAEPGANIVTSIDSRVQAVAERELNNAMIEARKGYDKNTHRNYEADSGAVVVMEAKTGRVVAMASNPTYDPNAWVGGISSKDYASLTDKQSNYPLLNRAIQGQAAPGSIFKVVSSTAAVNAGYPFNNRYGCPSSYSVGSQVFTNFESQGYGDITIGKALEVSCDTVYYAIADKEWKKDGGIKPKAQPGDWFFKTAHEFGLGKPTGIDLPSEVPGRVPDRQWKKDFFEANKAAWCRDGKKDGSYAEKIAYENCRQGNQLREGDAINYSIGQGDTLVTPIQMASVYAAIANGGTLHQPSIGKAVVSADGSSVKEIAPKEQGRLPMDAKLRDNIDGALADVATTGSAAWRFGGWPQKQIPMHAKTGTAEVQGKQTTSWFASYTADYAIVMTISQGGTGSGASGPAVRKIYEAMYGLDEKGNQDLAKALLPKPQTGLPPARQEGQ; encoded by the coding sequence TTGAGCAACATACCGGAGACCGGGCGCACACCCCGGGTCCAGAACCGGCTCATCATGATCCAGATCGTGGTGTTCTCGCTGCTGCTGACCCTCGGCGGGCGCCTCTGGTACCTCCAGATACGCAACGGCCAGGAGTACACGGACGAGGCGAAGAACAACAACACCCAGCAGGTCGTCCAGCCCGCCGTGCGCGGCTCGATCCTCGACTCCCGCGGGGTCCCGCTCGCCGACAACGAGACCCGCATGGTGGTCTCCGCCAGCCGCACCGAACTCTCCAAGATGAAGGACCGCGGCCACGGTGTGCTGACCCACCTCGCCGGGGTGCTGGGCCTCAAGCCCGAGGACGTGGTCAACGGGGTCCGGCTGTGCGACGCCAAGACCCCCAAGCCCTGCTGGAACGGCTCCCCGTACCAGCCGATCCCCATCACGGACGAGGCGACGACCGACCAGGTCCTGGAGATACGGGAGCACGCCGAGCAGTTCCCCGGCATCACCGCCGAGCCCACCGCCCTGCGCCGCTACGCCGGCCCCGACGGCGCCAACACCTCCCAGGTGCTCGGCTACCTCTCCCCGGTGACCGACGCGGAGATCACCAAGGCGAAGGATTCCGACTCGCCGTACCTGCGCTCCGACCAGGTGGGCCGCAGCGGACTGGAGCGCACCTACGACAAGGAACTGCGCGGCAAGGCGGGCATCACCCGCTACGAGGTGGACAACCTCGGCCGGGTCATCGGTGAGGGCGTCAGCGACAAGGCGGAGCCCGGCGCGAACATCGTGACCTCGATCGATTCGCGGGTGCAGGCGGTGGCCGAGCGCGAGCTGAACAACGCGATGATCGAAGCCCGCAAGGGGTACGACAAGAACACGCACCGCAACTACGAGGCCGACTCGGGCGCCGTCGTGGTCATGGAGGCCAAGACCGGCCGGGTCGTCGCGATGGCGTCCAACCCGACCTACGACCCGAACGCCTGGGTCGGCGGCATTTCCTCGAAGGACTACGCCTCCCTCACCGACAAGCAGTCGAACTACCCGCTGCTGAACCGCGCCATCCAGGGGCAGGCGGCCCCCGGCTCGATCTTCAAGGTGGTCTCTTCGACCGCGGCGGTCAACGCCGGCTACCCCTTCAACAACCGCTACGGATGCCCGAGCTCGTACTCGGTGGGCAGCCAGGTCTTCACCAACTTCGAGTCCCAGGGCTACGGCGACATCACCATCGGCAAGGCCCTGGAGGTCTCCTGCGACACCGTCTACTACGCCATCGCGGACAAGGAGTGGAAGAAGGACGGCGGCATCAAGCCCAAGGCCCAGCCCGGTGACTGGTTCTTCAAGACCGCGCACGAGTTCGGCCTCGGCAAGCCCACCGGCATCGACCTGCCCAGCGAGGTCCCCGGCCGGGTCCCCGACCGCCAGTGGAAGAAGGACTTCTTCGAGGCGAACAAGGCCGCCTGGTGCCGCGACGGCAAGAAGGACGGCTCCTACGCCGAGAAGATCGCCTACGAGAACTGCCGCCAGGGCAACCAGCTGCGCGAGGGCGATGCGATCAACTACTCCATCGGCCAGGGCGACACCCTCGTCACCCCGATCCAGATGGCCTCGGTCTACGCCGCCATCGCCAACGGCGGCACGCTCCACCAGCCCAGCATCGGCAAGGCCGTGGTCAGCGCCGACGGCAGCTCGGTGAAGGAGATCGCTCCGAAGGAGCAGGGCAGGCTCCCGATGGACGCCAAGCTCCGCGACAACATCGACGGCGCCCTGGCCGACGTGGCCACCACCGGCAGCGCGGCCTGGCGCTTCGGCGGCTGGCCGCAGAAGCAGATCCCGATGCACGCGAAGACCGGTACGGCGGAGGTCCAGGGCAAGCAGACCACCTCGTGGTTCGCCTCCTACACCGCGGACTACGCGATCGTGATGACGATCTCCCAGGGCGGCACCGGCTCCGGAGCCTCGGGACCGGCCGTCCGCAAGATCTACGAGGCGATGTACGGCCTGGACGAGAAGGGCAACCAGGACCTCGCCAAGGCGCTGCTCCCCAAGCCGCAGACCGGGCTCCCGCCGGCCCGCCAGGAGGGCCAGTAG
- a CDS encoding DinB family protein encodes MAQISTEVPGDERGTLLSFVEAQRSALREAAQGLTEEQAASRPSASELSLSGLLKHAAQCELNWLRMAGGAPGGDEDSEQSWSDAFRLVEGESVESVLAFWDGVRGQTEAFVAAVPSLDDSFPLPPAPWFPADAKVSMRWMLLHLVEEFARHAGHADIIRESIDGTRAMG; translated from the coding sequence ATGGCTCAGATTTCTACAGAGGTTCCCGGTGACGAGCGCGGCACGCTCCTCTCCTTCGTCGAGGCCCAGCGGAGCGCGCTGCGCGAGGCGGCGCAGGGGCTGACCGAGGAGCAGGCCGCGAGCCGGCCCAGCGCCAGTGAGCTCTCCCTGTCCGGGCTGCTCAAGCACGCGGCGCAGTGCGAGCTGAACTGGCTGCGGATGGCAGGGGGCGCGCCCGGCGGGGACGAGGACTCGGAGCAGTCCTGGAGCGATGCGTTCCGCCTGGTCGAGGGCGAGTCCGTGGAGTCGGTCCTGGCCTTCTGGGACGGGGTCAGGGGGCAGACGGAGGCCTTCGTCGCCGCGGTCCCCAGCCTCGACGACAGTTTCCCGCTGCCGCCGGCCCCGTGGTTCCCGGCGGACGCCAAGGTCTCGATGCGCTGGATGCTCCTGCACCTGGTGGAGGAGTTCGCCCGCCACGCGGGCCACGCGGACATCATCCGCGAGTCCATCGACGGCACCCGCGCCATGGGATAG
- a CDS encoding MerR family transcriptional regulator has protein sequence MSYSVGQVAGFAGVTVRTLHHYDEIGLLSPGGRSHAGHRRYEDADLDRLQRVLFYRELGFPLDEVMVLLDDPESDPREHLRRQHALLSDRIARLQQMAAAVEHAMEAKKMGINLTPEEKFEVFGDKDPERYAEEAERRWGGTETHAESQRRAAGYTKGDWQRMQDQVADWGTRYRALMEAGEPAGGERAMDLAEEHRLHICTWFYDCSYEIHTGLGEMYVADERFREFYDSMHPGLAGHLRDSIMANAVRKV, from the coding sequence ATGAGCTACTCCGTGGGCCAGGTCGCCGGTTTCGCCGGAGTCACGGTGCGCACGCTGCACCACTACGACGAGATCGGGCTGCTCTCCCCGGGCGGTCGCAGCCACGCGGGACACCGGCGGTACGAGGACGCCGATCTCGACCGGCTGCAGCGGGTCCTGTTCTACCGGGAGCTCGGATTCCCGCTCGACGAGGTCATGGTCCTGCTGGACGACCCGGAATCGGACCCGAGGGAGCACCTGCGCCGGCAGCACGCCCTCCTGTCCGACCGGATCGCCCGGCTCCAGCAGATGGCCGCGGCCGTTGAGCACGCCATGGAGGCGAAGAAGATGGGCATCAACCTCACGCCCGAGGAGAAGTTCGAGGTGTTCGGGGACAAGGACCCCGAGCGGTACGCCGAGGAGGCGGAGCGCCGCTGGGGCGGCACCGAGACCCATGCCGAGTCGCAGCGCAGGGCCGCCGGCTACACGAAGGGCGACTGGCAGCGGATGCAGGACCAGGTCGCCGACTGGGGCACCCGGTACCGGGCGCTCATGGAGGCCGGTGAGCCCGCCGGGGGCGAGCGGGCGATGGACCTGGCGGAGGAACACCGCCTGCACATCTGCACGTGGTTCTACGACTGCTCGTACGAGATCCACACGGGTCTGGGCGAGATGTACGTGGCCGACGAGCGGTTCAGGGAGTTCTACGACTCCATGCACCCGGGCCTCGCCGGGCACTTGCGGGATTCGATCATGGCCAACGCGGTGCGCAAGGTGTGA
- a CDS encoding threonine/serine ThrE exporter family protein gives MAEGEASGTEDRKPKSDEAHSAFSVPDGVGVDPEVTEEDQPTSEFAVPDGLASVAVESEGSAFATPHTYSAAHSPPAYTGTAGFPVTRMKESPWQDRMRTVLRMPVDIRPVPEPAQRLAAETGPAVGRVLDLTLRIGELLLSGGEGAEDVEAAMFAVARSYGLDRCEPTVTFTLLSITHQPSLVDDPVSANRTVRRRGTDYTRLSAVFRLVNDITAHEVEISLEDAYRRLAEIRRNRHPYPGWMLTAAAGLLAGAASTLVGGGVLVFFAAALGAVLGDRLAWLCAGRGLPEFYQFVVAAMPPAAMGVALKLTEFDVRSSAVITGGLFALLPGRALVAAVQDGLTGYYITASARLLEVMYLFIGIIMGVLVVLYVGLQFGSNPRPEDILQIDQRPLLQIAASMVLVFTFAILLQQERSTVWFVTLNGGIAWVIYGALHYAAKMPPVPSTAIAAGLVGLFGQLLARHRFSSALPFVTAAIGPLLPGSATYYGLLLIAENRLNEGLGSLTNAAAIALAIAIGVNLGSEMSRLFMRIPGAASAAKRGAAKRTRGF, from the coding sequence GTGGCGGAGGGCGAAGCATCCGGGACCGAGGACCGGAAGCCGAAGTCGGACGAGGCGCACAGTGCGTTCTCCGTGCCGGACGGGGTCGGGGTGGACCCCGAGGTGACCGAGGAGGACCAGCCGACCTCGGAGTTCGCCGTCCCCGACGGGCTCGCCTCGGTGGCCGTGGAATCCGAGGGCTCCGCCTTCGCCACCCCGCACACCTACAGCGCCGCGCACTCTCCGCCGGCCTACACCGGCACCGCCGGCTTCCCCGTCACCCGGATGAAGGAGTCCCCCTGGCAGGACCGCATGCGTACGGTGCTGCGCATGCCGGTCGACATCCGGCCGGTGCCGGAACCCGCGCAGCGGCTGGCCGCGGAGACCGGGCCCGCCGTGGGGCGCGTGCTCGACCTGACGCTGCGCATCGGCGAGCTGCTGCTCTCGGGCGGCGAGGGCGCCGAGGACGTGGAGGCCGCGATGTTCGCGGTGGCCCGCAGCTACGGTCTGGACCGCTGCGAGCCGACCGTCACCTTCACCCTGCTGTCGATCACCCACCAGCCCTCCCTGGTGGACGACCCCGTGTCGGCGAACCGCACCGTCCGCCGCCGCGGCACCGACTACACCCGGCTCTCGGCCGTGTTCCGCCTCGTCAACGACATCACCGCGCACGAGGTCGAGATCTCGCTGGAGGACGCGTACCGCCGGCTCGCCGAGATCCGCCGCAACCGGCACCCGTACCCCGGCTGGATGCTCACCGCCGCCGCCGGACTGCTCGCCGGCGCGGCCTCCACGCTGGTCGGCGGTGGGGTGCTGGTGTTCTTCGCAGCCGCACTCGGGGCGGTGCTCGGCGACCGGCTGGCCTGGCTGTGCGCCGGGCGCGGGCTGCCGGAGTTCTACCAGTTCGTGGTCGCGGCGATGCCCCCGGCCGCGATGGGCGTGGCGCTGAAGCTCACCGAGTTCGACGTGCGCTCCTCCGCCGTGATCACCGGCGGGCTCTTCGCCCTACTGCCGGGACGGGCGCTGGTCGCGGCCGTGCAGGACGGCCTGACCGGCTACTACATCACCGCGTCCGCCCGGCTGCTGGAGGTCATGTACCTCTTCATCGGCATCATCATGGGTGTCCTGGTGGTGCTCTACGTCGGCCTCCAGTTCGGCTCCAACCCGCGACCGGAGGACATCCTCCAGATCGACCAGCGACCGCTGCTGCAGATCGCCGCCTCGATGGTGCTGGTGTTCACGTTCGCGATCCTGCTTCAGCAGGAACGTTCCACCGTGTGGTTCGTGACCCTGAACGGCGGGATCGCCTGGGTGATCTACGGAGCCCTGCACTACGCCGCCAAGATGCCGCCGGTACCGTCCACCGCGATCGCGGCCGGGCTGGTCGGACTCTTCGGCCAGCTCCTCGCCCGGCACCGGTTCTCCTCGGCCCTGCCCTTCGTCACGGCCGCCATCGGCCCACTGCTGCCGGGCTCGGCCACGTACTACGGGCTCCTGCTGATCGCCGAGAACCGGCTGAACGAGGGCCTGGGCTCGCTGACGAACGCCGCGGCCATCGCGCTCGCCATCGCGATCGGAGTCAACCTCGGCTCGGAGATGTCCCGCCTGTTCATGCGGATCCCGGGCGCGGCCAGCGCGGCCAAGCGCGGCGCGGCGAAGCGCACCCGCGGGTTCTAG
- a CDS encoding inorganic diphosphatase, with amino-acid sequence MEFDVTIEIPKGSRNKYEVDHETGRIRLDRRLFTSTSYPADYGFVENTLGEDGDPLDALVILDEPTFPGCLIKCRAIGMFRMTDEAGGDDKLLCVPASDPRVEHLRDIHHVSEFDRLEIQHFFEVYKDLEPGKSVEGANWVGRTEAEAEIEASYKRLEAQGGHH; translated from the coding sequence GTGGAGTTCGACGTCACCATCGAGATCCCCAAGGGTTCGCGGAACAAGTACGAGGTGGACCACGAGACCGGCCGGATCCGCCTGGACCGTCGCCTGTTCACGTCCACCAGCTACCCAGCGGACTACGGCTTCGTCGAGAACACCCTCGGCGAGGACGGCGACCCGCTGGACGCGCTGGTCATCCTGGACGAGCCGACGTTCCCGGGCTGCCTGATCAAGTGCCGCGCGATCGGCATGTTCCGCATGACGGACGAGGCGGGCGGCGACGACAAGCTGCTGTGCGTGCCGGCGTCCGACCCGCGTGTGGAGCACCTGCGCGACATCCACCACGTGTCCGAGTTCGACCGCCTGGAGATCCAGCACTTCTTCGAGGTCTACAAGGACCTGGAGCCGGGCAAGTCGGTCGAGGGCGCGAACTGGGTCGGCCGCACCGAGGCCGAGGCCGAGATCGAGGCCTCCTACAAGCGCCTGGAGGCGCAGGGCGGCCACCACTGA
- the dacB gene encoding D-alanyl-D-alanine carboxypeptidase/D-alanyl-D-alanine endopeptidase: MCDRERGWSEVPLVKTWQLSAVSAVAGLALSAATVAAAGPWDSGQRKAERDKAASWGRTGGADHGEGGVGGVPQAAPSAPGVLPGVRPAGAGSGNQAGAVDSTSLAAALRPLLADSALGSVRGVSVTDTATGQVLYESGAREPMTPASTVKIATAAAALTALGPDHRIRTTVTPGAGPGRIILVGGGDPSLTARKKAPAGAGGSLVALAADTAQALKAAGTDTVALGYDDSLYTGPARHPIGVNDNIAPVTALTADEGRPDDSFSGPVARTDDPSRATARAFAALLRERGIKVTGEPAGARAAAGAVPLAATLSPPLSGLVERMLTNSDNDIAEALARQTALASGAPASFDGVERSLVARLASLGVDTTGSRFADGSGLNRADKVSAGLLTALLAKAADPQRPQLRPVLTGLPVAGFTGTLRTRNSGASPAAGLLRAKTGTLTGVNSLAGTVVDPSGRLLAFAFLTANAADPGAAEKALDKLAAAVATAP; encoded by the coding sequence ATGTGTGATCGCGAAAGGGGCTGGTCCGAGGTGCCATTGGTCAAGACGTGGCAGCTCAGCGCGGTGTCGGCCGTCGCCGGCCTCGCCCTGTCGGCCGCGACGGTGGCCGCCGCGGGTCCCTGGGACTCCGGCCAGCGTAAGGCCGAGCGGGACAAGGCCGCCTCCTGGGGCCGTACGGGTGGCGCAGATCACGGTGAGGGGGGCGTCGGCGGGGTGCCGCAGGCCGCCCCCAGCGCCCCCGGAGTGCTCCCCGGAGTACGGCCCGCCGGAGCCGGATCCGGCAACCAGGCCGGAGCGGTGGATTCCACATCCCTCGCCGCCGCCCTGCGGCCGCTGCTCGCCGATTCCGCGCTCGGCAGCGTCCGCGGCGTCTCGGTGACCGACACCGCCACCGGACAGGTGCTGTACGAGTCCGGGGCCCGGGAACCCATGACCCCGGCCTCCACCGTCAAGATCGCCACCGCGGCGGCCGCCCTCACCGCCCTCGGCCCCGACCACCGGATCCGGACCACCGTGACCCCCGGCGCCGGCCCCGGCCGGATCATCCTGGTCGGCGGCGGAGACCCCTCGCTCACCGCCCGGAAGAAGGCCCCCGCCGGCGCCGGCGGCAGCCTCGTCGCACTGGCCGCCGACACCGCCCAGGCCCTCAAGGCGGCCGGCACCGACACGGTCGCCCTCGGCTACGACGACTCTCTCTACACCGGCCCCGCCCGCCACCCGATCGGCGTCAACGACAACATCGCCCCGGTCACGGCCCTCACCGCCGACGAAGGCCGCCCCGACGACTCCTTCTCCGGCCCCGTCGCACGGACCGACGACCCCTCCAGGGCCACCGCCCGTGCCTTCGCCGCCCTGCTCAGGGAACGGGGCATCAAGGTCACCGGCGAACCCGCCGGTGCCAGGGCCGCCGCCGGAGCCGTCCCGCTCGCCGCCACCCTCTCGCCCCCGCTGTCCGGACTCGTCGAGCGAATGCTGACCAACAGCGACAACGACATCGCCGAGGCGCTGGCCCGCCAGACGGCCCTCGCCTCCGGAGCGCCCGCGAGCTTCGACGGCGTGGAGCGGTCCCTCGTCGCCCGGCTCGCCTCGCTCGGGGTCGACACCACCGGCTCCCGCTTCGCCGACGGCAGCGGCCTGAACCGCGCCGACAAGGTCAGCGCAGGCCTGCTCACCGCCCTCCTCGCCAAGGCCGCCGATCCGCAGCGCCCGCAGCTGCGCCCCGTTCTCACCGGACTGCCCGTCGCCGGATTCACCGGCACCCTGCGCACCCGCAATTCGGGCGCCTCCCCGGCGGCCGGCCTGCTCCGGGCCAAGACGGGCACCCTGACCGGTGTGAACTCCCTCGCCGGCACCGTCGTGGACCCCTCCGGCCGACTCCTCGCCTTCGCGTTCCTGACCGCGAACGCGGCCGACCCGGGCGCCGCGGAGAAGGCCCTCGACAAGCTCGCGGCAGCCGTGGCCACTGCTCCCTAG
- a CDS encoding zinc-dependent metalloprotease, with amino-acid sequence MTSFGGAEMVDWNLAVATATRLVRPGPEVGRDEARAVVAELRRHAKTSERHVREFTRMMPEGSVPPDTPVLVVDRAGWVKANVAGFRELLAPLLDKMQERRTGTPGGTLLGAVGGKVTGVELGMLLSFLASRVLGQYETFAPSTLDLPGSAGGGRLLLVAPNIVHVERELEVDPHDFRLWVCLHEETHRTQFTAVPWLREHLEGEIQTFLGATEVDPATVLERLREAVQSFAGARPDAEDGEEGRSLVELVQTPEQREVLARLTAVMSLLEGHADFVMDGVGPEVVPSVAEIREKFQQRRASGAGRLDAVLRKLLGLDAKLRQYRDGERFVRAVVGQVGMDGFNRVWTSPNTLPTKAEIARPADWVARVHRKGSEQSETSEEV; translated from the coding sequence ATGACGAGCTTCGGTGGTGCGGAGATGGTCGACTGGAACCTCGCGGTGGCGACCGCGACCAGGCTCGTGCGGCCCGGTCCGGAAGTCGGCCGGGACGAGGCCCGGGCCGTCGTCGCGGAACTGCGCAGGCACGCCAAGACCTCGGAACGGCACGTGCGCGAGTTCACCAGGATGATGCCGGAGGGCTCGGTCCCGCCCGACACGCCCGTACTCGTCGTGGACCGGGCCGGCTGGGTCAAGGCCAACGTGGCCGGCTTCCGCGAACTCCTGGCACCACTCCTCGACAAGATGCAGGAGCGCCGCACCGGCACCCCCGGCGGCACCCTGCTCGGCGCGGTCGGCGGCAAGGTCACCGGCGTCGAGCTGGGCATGCTGCTCAGCTTCCTGGCCTCCCGGGTGCTCGGCCAGTACGAGACCTTCGCGCCCTCCACGCTCGACCTGCCCGGCTCGGCCGGCGGCGGCCGGCTGCTCCTCGTCGCGCCGAACATCGTGCACGTGGAGCGGGAGCTGGAAGTGGACCCGCACGACTTCCGGCTGTGGGTCTGCCTGCACGAGGAGACGCACCGTACCCAGTTCACGGCCGTCCCGTGGCTCCGCGAACATCTGGAGGGCGAAATCCAGACGTTCCTCGGCGCCACCGAAGTGGACCCGGCGACCGTCCTGGAGCGGCTGCGCGAGGCCGTGCAGTCCTTCGCCGGCGCCCGCCCCGACGCGGAGGACGGCGAGGAGGGCCGCTCGCTGGTCGAGCTCGTCCAGACCCCCGAACAGCGCGAGGTACTGGCCCGGCTCACGGCCGTCATGTCCCTGCTGGAGGGCCACGCCGACTTCGTCATGGACGGGGTCGGACCCGAGGTCGTGCCCTCGGTCGCCGAGATCCGGGAGAAGTTCCAGCAGCGCAGGGCCAGCGGCGCGGGCCGGCTCGACGCCGTCCTGCGCAAACTGCTCGGCCTCGACGCGAAGCTGCGCCAGTACCGCGACGGCGAGCGGTTCGTGCGCGCCGTCGTCGGCCAGGTCGGCATGGACGGCTTCAACCGGGTCTGGACCTCCCCGAACACACTGCCGACCAAGGCCGAGATCGCCAGGCCCGCGGACTGGGTGGCCCGTGTCCACCGCAAGGGGAGCGAACAGAGCGAGACCAGCGAGGAGGTGTGA
- the tilS gene encoding tRNA lysidine(34) synthetase TilS, which produces MGPHPAVAAIRLAVRRALHDVLTDLTDRPVPPPATPRVGRPSRTVGNLAGPAPHDPLPDTAPLVLVACSGGADSMALASALAFEAPKLGIRAGGITVDHGLQHGSDLRAAEVVARMTALCLDPVEAVAVRVGREGGPEAAARDARYAALDEAADRLGAVAVLLGHTRDDQAETVLLGLARGSGIRSLSGMAEVSGGPGSPGARGRRHRYRRPFLQVDRQTARKACMVQSLAVWDDPHNTDPAYTRSRLRHEGLPALEKALGKGVVEALARTAQLSRDDADALDAWAAEAENGVRDEAGRLECAKLYALPPAVRRRVLRRAVVAAGSPAGSLFARHIEEVDRLITGWRGQGAINLPGRVEAQRQGGRLVIRQG; this is translated from the coding sequence ATGGGTCCCCATCCTGCGGTCGCGGCGATACGCCTGGCGGTCCGCCGCGCACTCCACGACGTCCTCACCGACCTCACCGACCGTCCCGTTCCCCCTCCGGCGACGCCCCGGGTCGGCCGCCCGAGCCGCACCGTCGGAAACCTGGCCGGTCCCGCCCCCCACGATCCCCTCCCCGACACCGCGCCGCTCGTCCTCGTCGCCTGCTCCGGCGGCGCCGACTCCATGGCGCTCGCCTCCGCCCTCGCCTTCGAGGCCCCCAAACTCGGAATCCGGGCCGGCGGCATCACCGTCGACCACGGTCTCCAGCACGGCTCCGACCTGCGCGCCGCCGAGGTCGTCGCCCGCATGACCGCGCTCTGCCTGGACCCGGTGGAGGCCGTCGCCGTGCGCGTCGGGCGTGAAGGCGGCCCCGAAGCCGCCGCCCGCGACGCCCGCTACGCGGCCCTGGACGAGGCCGCCGACCGGCTGGGCGCCGTAGCCGTGCTGCTCGGCCACACCCGCGACGACCAAGCCGAAACCGTCCTGCTGGGCCTCGCCCGCGGATCCGGCATCCGCTCGCTCTCCGGCATGGCGGAAGTGTCCGGGGGACCGGGAAGCCCCGGCGCCCGCGGCCGCCGCCACCGCTACCGCCGCCCGTTCCTCCAGGTCGACCGGCAGACCGCCCGCAAGGCCTGCATGGTCCAGTCCCTCGCCGTGTGGGACGACCCGCACAACACGGACCCCGCGTACACCCGCTCCCGGCTGCGCCACGAGGGGCTGCCCGCCCTCGAGAAGGCGCTCGGCAAGGGGGTCGTGGAGGCGCTCGCCCGCACCGCCCAGCTGTCCCGCGACGACGCCGATGCCCTGGACGCCTGGGCCGCCGAGGCGGAGAACGGCGTACGGGACGAGGCCGGCCGCCTGGAGTGCGCCAAGCTGTACGCGCTGCCCCCCGCGGTCCGCCGCCGCGTACTGCGCCGGGCCGTCGTCGCCGCCGGGTCTCCCGCGGGCTCCCTCTTCGCCCGCCACATCGAGGAAGTCGACCGGCTCATCACCGGTTGGCGGGGTCAGGGTGCCATCAACCTGCCCGGCCGGGTCGAGGCTCAGCGGCAGGGTGGCAGACTGGTCATCCGGCAGGGCTGA
- the hpt gene encoding hypoxanthine phosphoribosyltransferase: MRVDEKDMGSDLQSVLITKEEIDAKLAELAAKIDAEYAGKDLLIVGVLKGAVMVMADLARAVSTPLTMDWMAVSSYGAGTQSSGVVRILKDLDTDIKGKHVLIVEDIIDSGLTLSWLLSNLGSREPASLEVVTLLRKPDAAKVAIDVRWVGFDIPNEFVVGYGLDYAEKYRNLPFVGTLAPHVYGG, from the coding sequence ATGCGGGTGGACGAGAAGGACATGGGCAGCGACCTCCAGTCGGTGCTCATCACCAAGGAAGAGATCGACGCGAAGCTGGCCGAGCTGGCCGCGAAGATCGACGCGGAGTACGCGGGCAAGGACCTGCTCATCGTCGGCGTCCTCAAGGGCGCGGTGATGGTGATGGCGGACCTGGCGCGTGCCGTGTCCACCCCGCTCACCATGGACTGGATGGCGGTGTCCTCGTACGGCGCCGGGACCCAGTCCTCGGGCGTGGTCCGGATCCTCAAGGACCTGGACACCGACATCAAGGGCAAGCACGTCCTGATCGTCGAGGACATCATCGACTCGGGCCTGACCCTGTCCTGGCTGCTGTCGAACCTGGGCTCCCGCGAGCCGGCCTCCCTCGAGGTCGTCACGCTGCTGCGCAAGCCCGACGCCGCGAAGGTCGCCATCGACGTGAGGTGGGTCGGCTTCGACATCCCGAACGAGTTCGTCGTCGGCTACGGCCTGGACTACGCGGAGAAGTACCGCAACCTGCCGTTCGTCGGCACCCTCGCACCCCACGTGTACGGCGGCTGA